AAAAGCTCGACAGCCGCGCCTTTTATCCGCATTTTATCTCTCCGCGTCCAGCACGCCCTGGGCCTGAAGAGACGCACGTCTCCGTGAGACCCCTGCCAGCCTGCTACTTTGCCACAGGATTGTTGCATAATTATGGCACGTTAAATGCACTCAATAACCTTTTGCGCGCAGGCGTGGCAGGTCCAGTAAAAGTCAGAGGTTCTTTCTGTTCGATCGGCCTGCAGAAAAGGCTGCGCCTGTTTTGCACCAAAAAAGAATATATTTAAAGTGATCTGCCCCAAATAAATGCAACGCTATTTTCAGATAAACTTATTAGTAGATCGAATAAGGCAGGATAACGTAACGAGCGAAACCGCAACGCTGTTAAATTAATGCCTGCCTTTATAGGATTAATCCTGGCTGATGTTATTTAAGCTGGCGCTTTCGCCTATTTTCCACGGCCGAAAGCGCGTGTTATCCAGCCCGGCCTCTGCGATAGCGCGCGCCAGCTCCGCCGGCGGCTCATCCAGCGCCTCGTCGGCCAGCTCAAATACGCCCCAGTGAATAGGAATGGTGAGCGGCTCGCCGATCGCTTTATACAGCGAAACCGACTGCTGCGGGTCCATATGCTGCGTCTGCATGAACCAGCGCGGTGCATACGCGCCAACCGGCAGCGCTGCAAGATTAAAAGGACCGAGACGCTGGGCGATCTGCAGCAAATTTTCAGAATAGCCGCTGTCGCCGGAAAACCAGAAATTAAGCGTGGCAGTTGAAACCGTCCAGCCGCACCACAGCGAGCGGTTGCGATCCTTCAGGGTGCGCATGCTCCAGTGACGCGCAGGCACGGCGTGAAAGGTCACGCCGTGGCGCTGCGTTTGCTGCCACCAGTCGAGCTGCACCACATTCTTCGCCCCGGCCCGGCGAAACCAGGGCTCCAGCCCCAGCGGCACGATA
This DNA window, taken from Mixta gaviniae, encodes the following:
- a CDS encoding MBL fold metallo-hydrolase, which codes for MKWQNPWYDASRPHHTPEGFRNPEPEQRQPGDLQRWRKERKAQGLPMAPRQGYPAFIRQWWQPADLSGEEDAVWWLGHAALMLRIDQRYGLIDPALSARASPLRFYGPKRKTPTPLKIDHLPSLEWVLISHNHYDHLDRPTIKAILRRFPQVQFIVPLGLEPWFRRAGAKNVVQLDWWQQTQRHGVTFHAVPARHWSMRTLKDRNRSLWCGWTVSTATLNFWFSGDSGYSENLLQIAQRLGPFNLAALPVGAYAPRWFMQTQHMDPQQSVSLYKAIGEPLTIPIHWGVFELADEALDEPPAELARAIAEAGLDNTRFRPWKIGESASLNNISQD